The Pseudomonas protegens genome contains the following window.
AGCCGCACGCCATTGAAACTTCCTGGTACCAGACCTGGGAGTCAGAGAACTACTTCGCCCCGCAAGGCGCGGGCGACTCCTACACCATCATGATCCCGCCGCCGAACGTCACCGGCAGCCTGCACATGGGCCACGGTTTCAACAACGCGATCATGGACGCCCTGATCCGCTTCCGCCGCATGCAGGGTCGCAACACCCTGTGGCAGCCGGGCACCGACCACGCCGGTATCGCCACGCAGATGCTGGTGGAGCGCCAGATCGAAGCCCAGGGCCAGAATCGTCACGACCTGGGCCGGGAAAAATTCCTCGAAAAAGTCTGGGAATGGAAGGATCAGTCCGGGGGCAACATCAGCCGCCAGATCCGCCGCCTGGGCTCATCCGTGGACTGGAGCCGCGAGCGCTTCACCATGGACGACGGCCTCTCGGAGGCGGTCAAGGAAGCCTTCGTCCGTCTGCACGAAGACGGCCTGATCTACCGCGGCAAGCGCCTGGTCAACTGGGACACCAAGCTGCACACGGCGATTTCCGATCTGGAAGTGGAAAACCACGACGAGAAAGGCTTCCTGTGGAACCTCAAGTACCCGCTGGCCGACGGCGCCAAGACCGCTGAAGGCAACGACTACCTGATCGTCGCCACCACCCGTCCGGAAACCATGCTCGGCGACTCCGCCGTCGCGGTGAACCCCGAAGACGAGCGCTACAAGGCCCTGATCGGCCAGTTCGTCGAACTACCCTTGGTCGGCCGGCGCATCCCGATCATCGCCGATGACTACTGCGACCCCGAATTCGGCACCGGCTGCGTGAAAATCACCCCGGCCCACGATTTCAACGACTATGAAGTCGGCAAGCGCCACAACCTGCCGCTGCTGAACATCTTCGACAAGAACGCCGCTGTGTTGCCGGCCTGCCAGGTGTTCAACCTGGACGGCAGTCTCAACGAAAGCATCGACGGCAAGATCCCGGCCGAATACGTGGGCCTGGACCGCTTCGAAGCGCGCAAGCAGATCGTCGCCGCCTTCGACGCCGCCGGCCTGCTGGTCAGCGTCGACGACCACGCCCTGAAAGTGCCGAAGGGCGACCGCTCCGGCACCGTGATCGAGCCGTGGCTCACCGACCAGTGGTACGTCTCCACCAAGCCGCTGGCCGAGCCGGCCATTGCTGCCGTGGAAGACGGCCGTATCGCCTTCGTGCCCAAGCAGTACGAGAACATGTACTTCTCCTGGATGCGCGACATTCAGGACTGGTGCATCAGCCGCCAGCTGTGGTGGGGCCACCGCATTCCGGCCTGGTACGACGAGTCGGGCAAGGTCTATGTCGGTCGCGACGAAGCCGAAGTCCGCGCCAAGCACAACCTCGGCCCGGACGTTGCCCTGCAGCAGGACAACGACGTGCTCGACACCTGGTTCAGCTCGGGCCTGTGGACCTTCTCCACCCTGGGCTGGCCGGAGCAGACCGAGTTCCTCAAGACCTTCCACCCCACCGACGTGCTGGTCACCGGCTTCGACATCATTTTCTTCTGGGTCGCCCGGATGATCATGCTCACCATGCACCTGGTGAAGAACGAAGACGGCACGCCGCAGGTTCCGTTCAAGACCGTGTACGTGCACGGCCTGGTCCGCGACGGCCAAGGCCAGAAGATGTCCAAGTCCAAGGGCAACGTCCTCGACCCGCTGGACATCATTGACGGCATCGACCTGGAAACCCTGGTGCAGAAGCGCACCACCGGCCTGATGCAGCCCAAGCTGCAGAAAGCCATCGAGAAGCAGACCCGCGCCGAATTCGCCGACGGCATCGCCAGCTACGGCACCGACGCCCTGCGCTTCACCTTCTGCTCCCTGGCCACCACCGGTCGCGACATCAAGTTCGACATGGGCCGCGTCGAGGGTTACCGCAACTTCTGCAACAAGATCTGGAACGCCGCGCGCTACGTACTGGACAAGGGCGAGGACTGCGGCCAGAACGGCGAGGCTTACGAGCTGTCCCTGGCGGACCGCTGGATCATCTCGCAACTGCAGCGCACCGAAGCCGAAGTCACCCGCCAGCTCGACCAGTTCCGTTTCGACCTGGCCGCCCAGGCCCTGTACGAGTTCATCTGGAACCAGTACTGCGACTGGTACCTGGAGCTGTCCAAGCCGGTGCTGTGGGACGAGAACTCGCCGGTTGAACGCCAGCGCGGCACCCGTCGCACCCTGGTGCGCGTGCTGGAAGTAGCCCTGCGCCTGGCCCATCCGTTCATGCCGTTCATCACCGAAGAAATCTGGCAGCGCCTGGCGCCGCTGGCGGGCGCGGAAGGCAAGACAATCATGCTGCAACCCTGGCCTGTGGCTAACGAAGCCCGCATCGACCAGGCCGCCGAAGACGACATCGAGTGGCTCAAGGGCCTGATGCTCGGCACCCGCAACATTCGCGCGGAAATGAACATCGGCCCGGGCAAGCCCCTGGCCCTGTTCCTGAAGAACGCCGGTGCCGAAGACCTGCGGCGCCTGACCGAGAACGAAGCCTTGCTGAAGAAGCTGGCCAAGCTCGAATCCATCACCGTACTGGGCGCCGGCGACGAAGCTCCGCTGTCCGCCACCGCCCTGGTGGGCGAGATGGAAGTGCTGGTGCCCATGGCCGGCCTGATCGACAAGGGTGCGGAACTGGCTCGTCTGGACAAGGAAATCCAGCGCCTGCAAGGCGAAGTGCAGCGCGTGGGCGGCAAGCTGTCCAACGCCGCCTTCGTCGACAAGGCACCGGCCGAAGTGATCGAGAAGGAACGCGCCAAACTGGCCGAGGCCGAACAGGCCCTGGGCAAGCTGGCGGAACAGCACGCACGGATTTCCAGCCTGTAACGGCGATTCGCGCGATGTGAAAGAGGGAGGCCGGCAACGGCCTCCCTTTTTTATGCGCGTTGTCTCATGCGCCAAGGAGATACGCGCCCATCACTTGTCGCTCACCGCTTGAAACTTACCGCTGCTCCTGTGTGACAATGCCCGCCACTTTGAACCAGCCCCGAATCGATCCCCAATGACCGCCCCCAACACCCCCAAGCCTGCGCGCAAAAAGCCCAAGCCCGCCGCCCCAAAAATCACCGCGCCCCGGGAAAAGGCCAGCCTGCATCCGCGCAATCGTCACCAGGGGCGTTACGACTTCCCGCAACTGATCAAGAGCACCCCGGAACTGGGGCAGTTCGTGATCCTCAATCCCTACGGCAAGGAAAGCATCGACTTCGCCGACCCGGCAGCCGTGCGAGTGTTCAACCGTGCCCTGCTCAAGGCCTTCTATGGCATTGCCCACTGGGACATTCCGGCGGACTTCCTGTGCCCGCCGGTACCCGGTCGCGCCGACTACGTGCATTTCCTCGCCGACCTGCTGGCCAGCCACAACCAGGGTGAAATCCCTCGGGGCGCGGCGGTACGGGTGCTGGACGTCGGGGTCGGCGCCAACTGCATCTACCCGCTGATCGGCTACAGCGACTACCGCTGGCAGTTCCTCGGTTCGGACATCGACAGCACCGCCCTGGCCGCGGCCAAGGCCATTGTCCAGGCCAACGGCTTGAACAAGGCCATCAGCCTGCGCCAGCAGGGCAACCCCAAGCAGATCCTCAGCGGCCTGCTGGAAAGCACCGAGCGTTTCGACCTGACCATGTGCAATCCACCCTTTCACGCCTCCCTGGATGAGGCCACCCGCGGCAGCCAGCGCAAATGGCGAGCCCTGGGCAAGGCCGATCCCAAGCGCAAGCTGCCGGTGCTGAACTTTGGCGGCCAGGCCCGGGAACTGTGGTGCGAAGGTGGGGAAATTCGCTTTGTCAGCCAGTTGATCAGCGAGAGCGCCGGCGTCGGCCAGCAAGTGCTGTGGTTCAGCACCCTGGTGTCAAAGGCCTCGAACCTGCCGGCGATTGAAAGCGCACTGAAAAAGGCCGGCGCCCTGGAAAGCCAGGTGGTGGAGATGTCCCAGGGACAGAAACAGAGCCGCTTCGTCGCCTGGACCTTCAAGGACAAGGCACAGCAACAGGCCTGGAGTCAGGAACGTTGGGTTAGGAAGAGCTAGAGAGGCGGGGGATTCAAAGACGATTCACCTTGCGTGAATCGGTGTCACACAAACCGTGCCCGGAGAACTTCTGAGCACGGTTTCACTGCAAGTCTTACTTGTTAACAGCGTCGGTCAGGCCTTTAGCCACAACCAGCTTGATAACTTTCTTGGCAGCGATTTCGATGGCAGCGCCAGTCGATGGGTTACGGCCAGTACGGGCAGGACGCTCGGTCACTTTCAGCTTGCCGATACCTGGCAGAGTGATTTCGCCGCCATTTTCCAACTGATCAGCAACGATCTGGGCCAGTTGGTCCAGAGCGTTACGCGCGGTGGTTTTCGGCGCGTCGATAGCTTCAGCGATATCAGCGATCAGTTGGTCTTTAGTAATAGCCATTGTGGTGTTCCTTCCCTATCAAATTCATTTGGATTGCAGAGTGCAGTGTCAGCCATCGAGCCAGATCTTGTGAATCTGGCACCCCGGTTACAACCACGACAGATCGGGGTTATAGATACCGAAATCAGGGTTTGGTTCGACCCGACAAATGCTGAATGCACGCTTAACGCTGAGACATCGCGTAAGACGGGGCAAAACTAGCACACAGACGGGGAAATATCCGCCTCTACCTAGCCATTTGGTCAGCTTTATTGCTCTAAATCGGTAAAAAAATGCATAAGCGTTACCGACCAGCCGTTCATCGCCCGGCAAACCGCGCCCGAACCCTCGGCTGCGGTACACTGGGCACTTTTTCGGGGAGCCCGCCCTCCCCCTTCAATCAGCCGAGAAGCCCATGCCGATCCGTCATTGCATCGTCCACCTGATCGACAAAAAACCCGACGGCAGCCCCGCAGTTCTGCATGCCCGAGACTCCGAACTGGCAGAGTCCGCGGCCATCGAGAACATGCTCGCCGACCTCAATGAAAGCTATAACGCCAAACAGGGCAAAGCCTGGGGCCTGTTCCATCCCGAGTCCGGCGCTTTCCCCTTCAGCGGCTGGCTGAAGGAGTACCTGGACGGCGGCCAGGACTTCACCGCGTTCAGCCGGGTGGCGGTGGAACACCTGCAGAAGCTGATGGAGGAATCCAACCTGTCAGTGGGTGGCCACGTGCTGTTTGCTCATTACCAACAGGGCATGACCGACTACCTGGCCATCGCCCTGCTGCACCACAGCGAAGGCGTGGCCGTGACCGACGAGCTGGACGTGACGCCGTCGCGCCACCTGGACCTGGGCCAGTTGCACCTGGCGGCGCGGATCAACATCTCCGAGTGGCAGAACAACAAGCAGTCCAAGCAGTACATCTCCTTTATCAAGGGCAAGAACGGCAAGAAGGTCTCGGAGTATTTCCGCGACTTCATCGGCTGCCAGGAAGGCGTCGACGGCCCGGGCGAAACCCGCACCCTGCTCAAGGCCTTCAGCGACTTCGTCGAAAGCGAGGATCTGCCGGAAGAGTCGGCCCGGGAAAAGACCAAGACCCTGGTGGACTACGCCAGCAGCCAGGCCAAGCTCGGCGAGCCCATGGGCCTGGAGGAGCTCTCGGAACTGATCGACGAAGACCGTCCCAAGGCCTTCTACGATCACATCCGCAACAAGGATTACGGCCTGTCACCGGAAATTCCTGCGGATAAACGCACCCTCAACCAGTTCCGCCGCTTCACCGGTCGCGCCGAGGGCCTGTCCATCAGCTTCGAAGCCCACCTGCTGGGCTCGAAGATCGAGTACGACGAAGAAGCCGGGACCCTGATCATCAAGGGCCTGCCGACCCAGCTGACCGACCAGCTCAAGCGCCGCAACTGATGCTCCAGGGGGTATTGAAGAAGTTCTTGCTGATCCTGCTGGTGGTGGTGATCTATCAGCACTGGGGCAAGATCGAGCGCCTGTTCAACCCTTCGGCGGTGGTCAGCGAAGAGATCCGCAGCCAGGCCCGGGTGGTGCTGTACGCCACCGACTGGTGCGGCTACTGCAAGGCCACCCGGCGCTTTCTCGATCAGAAGGGCATTCCCTACCGCGAGTTCGACATCGAGAAAGATGCCGAGGCGCGCAAGGCCTACACCGCTCTGGGTGGTGCCGGGATTCCGATTCTGGATGTGAATGGAACCCTGCTCCGCACCTATGATCCCAATGCCATCATGGCGGCGCTGCAACCGTAGGCACCGGCAAGCCAGCGCCTACAGGTGTGGATCACTGCGCCTGGATACGGAAACCCAACCGCGGGAAGTGCACGTGCACCACGCCGGCACGCGAATCTTCGCGACGCAGGATCAATTCTTCAGTGCCGGCAAACAGCAACTCGCCCGCCACCGGATCAACACCATAGTCAGTGGCGGCAATCACCACCTGCTGGCCCGCCTTGAAGCCGTTGGGATCGACAAACCGCTCATCCGGCAGTGGCGCCGGGGTAGCGCTGCGCGAGACCTCTAGGGCCTCTTCGGCGCTCATCTCGGTGAAGGAGCCGTGACCAAAGCCCAGCACCCGCGCCAACCAGGCGGATACCGCCGGATACTCGTCCACCAGCGGTGCGGTCACCGGCGTGCCCTTGAGGAACCACAGCGGGTGAGCCAGGGCGATATCGGCAATCGACGGCTCGCCAAACAGGAAGTCCCCCCGCTCGCGCTGCAGCTGCTGCTCCAGACGCGCCATGAGGGTCGGCCACTGATGCTTGGCCACGTCCAGGGGCAGACGGCTGGCGCTGCCGCCACTGAACAGCCCGGCGCGGTCGGCCATGAAGGCCTTGACCGCTTCCGGCGGCAGCTTGCCAAAGCGCACGGCCGCCGATTCGGGCTGGAACACCAGGGTCACCGCATGCTGGAACACCACCGAGTCGACCCAGGCGGCGAAAGTCGCGCTGATCATTTCCTGGCCTTCGGGGAACAGCGCCGGCGAGGTTTTTTCCTGCTCCAGGCGCCGGGCGATCAAGGCCGTGTCGCAATAGATATCCGCGCCGACCTGCAACACCGGGGTCTTGCGATAGCCACCGGTCAGGGCCGTGAGATCAGGTTTGGGCATGACCGGGGAGATCTTCACGGAGCGCCAGGACAGGCCCTTGAAACCCAGGAGCAAGCGGGCTTTTTCCGCGAAGGGAGAAGTCGGGTAATGGTGCAGGATCAACTCTGACATGCTGGGGTCCGCCACAAGAGGGAGAGCGCTGAAGCTTAGCGCGCAATCCGTGGACGGCCTACAGATGCAACTGATGAGAACCTATCAGTCAGATTGATGCCGCGGCGCTGGCCGAAGCCACCAGGCATTCCTTGGCGCTCTTCCTGAGTTTCTTGATCAGCCGCTCCTGGCGCAGGGCCTCGCTCTTGTCTCGGCAGGCTTCGGTGTAGACCAGGGCCACCGCCGGGCTGGAGAGAAAGAAACGCGCGCCCTTGCCGCTCTGGTGCTTGGCGAAGCGCTTTACCGGGTCATCGCTGATGCCGCAGTACAGAGCGCCGTTGGCCGCACGCACCAGGTACACAAACCAGGGTTTGCTGGCCGGCGCGGCCAGGTCGGCGGCAATCACGGGGGATGGATCGGGGCTGCTCACAAAAACCATCGGGGCCTGTGGATAACAAGCCGCGATCTTAGCAGAGGATGGCGTTCAGCGACCGCTCTGGAAGGCCTTGAGGCCTTTGCGGGCCTGGGCGCGAACGGCATTCCTCAGCAGCGGCGTCCAGCCCAGCAACAGGCCCTTGGCCCCCAGGGCCTGACGCGCCCAGCGCCACAGGTCGAAATGATCGTGGTGCTCGCAGATCTTGCCGTCGCGAAACACGAAGCGCGCCTGAATGTCATTGACCACGGTGTTGCCGGTCTGGCTGAACAGGTAGGTGGCGACCCAGTGCGCACCACCCGAGCGCTCGTCGACACGCACCTGATCGAAGGTCAGGGAAAAGTCCTTGGCCCGGGACGTGAGCATGCGCCACATGTCACCGGCGTCACGTCCGCGCAATTCGCCGAAGGCCGGATCACTGAATACGATGTCCTCGGTGTAGCAGGCGCTCATGGCCTCGGCATCGAGCCGCTGGAAGGCCTGGTAGAACTCGGTAATCAGGGCGCGATGGGCATCACTCATGAACGGACTCCGAAAGGGTAAGGGGGATGCAGCACAATAATCCGCAACCCCGGCGAACACTATCGGCATTTGCCAGGCAAATACCGACAGCGAAGCCCGTCAGATTCTCTCGCTCTGCACCTGCACATACAGCGAACGGCCGGCGCCCAACCCGGCGATGATTGCCCCGCTGCCCAACACCGCGAAAATCCAGCCCACGGCGTTCCAGCCACCGGTCCAGTCATGCACCAGCCCCACCGCAAACGGCCCCATGGACGCCAGGGTGTAGCCGACGCCCTGGGCCATGCTCGACAGGTTGGCCGCCACATGGGTGTCCCGCGAGCGCAGCACGATCAGGGTCAGGGCCAGGCTGAAGGTGCCGCCCTGCCCCAGGCCCAGCAGGATCGCCCAGCCCCACAAGCCGTCCAGCGGCGCATACAGGCAACCGAACAGGCCGCCCAGGGTCATCAGCATGACCAACACGATGGCCAGGCGCTGGTCCTTGCCCCGGGTCGCCAGCCAGGGCGCCGCCAGGGAACTGGCCAGCTGCACGATCACCGATCCCGAGAGCACCAGTCCGGCCTGGGTCGGACTCAGCCCGCGGCCGATCAGGATCGACGGCAACCAGCCAAACACGATGTACGCCAGGGACGATTGCAGGCCCATGTACAGGGTCACCTGCCACGCCAGGGGATCACGCAGCAACCCGCGCACACGGAAGGCCACATGATGGGCGCCGTGTTTGTGCCCCACCTGCGGCAACCAGAACAGCGCCGCCGCCAGCGCCGGCACCACCCAGAACCCCAGGCCCATGGCCCAGCTGTCTCCGAAATGCTGGCTCAGGGGCACCGTCGCGCCGGCCGCCATCGCCGCCCCCAGGCACAGGGCCATGGTGTAGACCCCGGTCATGGTGCCGGCATGCCGGGCAAAATCGCGCTTGACGATGCCCGGCAGCAGCACCCCGATCACGCCGATGCTGGCCCCGGCCAGGACGCTCCCGGCAAAGACGCCGAACTCACCGAGCGAGCTGCGCAGGACAATGCCCAGGGCCAGGGTCAGGAGAATCCCCAGCACCACCCGCTCGGCACCGAAGCGCCGGGCCAGCAGCGGCGCCAGAGGCGCGAACAGCCCCAGGCACAACACCGGCAAGGTGGTCAGCAACCCCGCCTTGGCCGCCGACAGGCCCAGGCTCTGGGAGACGTCACTGAGCAACGGCGCCATGCTCGACAGTGCCGGACGCAGGTTCAGCGCCACCAGAATCAGCCCCAGCAGCAACAGCCAGGGCCGGCGCAAGGGTGCAGGGGCCTGCTGGACGGGTTCGTCATCGGCCTCGGCGTCGATCAGCAATTCTGGGGGCGACGGGGTGTTCGGAGGGGCCTGGTGGTTAGGCATAAAGGTCTCGGATTCAGGATTCGTTGATCAACTGGCGGGAAAGGTTCTTGGCCCGCTCGGGGTCGCCTTGCTCGATGGCATCCAGCAGGTGCTGATGGAGATCGAAGACGTCCTGGCGACGCGGAGTCAGGGTCAGGGTCTGGCGCAACTGCGCGCCGACCACGCTGGAAAAATAACGGTACAGCTGGCTGAGGGTCGGGTTGTGGGCGGCATCCACCAGGCGCTGGTGAAACACCAGGTCGCAGCCGATGTAGCTTTCCAGATCGCCATGAAAATGCCCGCTGCTGGCCTGCAAGGCTCGCTTCAGGGCCTGCAGGTCCTCGTCGGTGCGGCGCAGGGCCGCCAGGCCGACCGCCTCCACCTCAAGGATCTGCCGGGTTTCCCGGGCCTGTTCCAGGGAACACTGGGACAGGGCCTGGAGCATGTCCAGTGGATCGGCCACCGCTCGCAGATAACTGCCGTCGCCCTGGCGGATCTCGATCAGTCCGGAGAACGCCAGCACCCGCATGGCTTCGCGCACGGTATTGCGGCTGATGCCCAGTTCATGGGCCAGTTCCGGCTCGGTGGGCAAGCGCTGGCCGACCCGCCAGACACCGCTGTTGATGCGTTTGCGCAGTTGCTCCAGGGCCTGGTCGACCAGGGATTTTTTGATCAGGGGGGATGTTTCGCTCATGGGACTCGCTCAATCATCCAATCATCGGATGAATTGTCCGACATGGTATTCAGGCTTTTCCGAGAGTTCAACGTTTTAGGCTGGAGGAGGCACTTTCGCCAAGGCAAACAGGGCTTGACAAAAAACCCTATAAGGGTAGTTTCGATCAAGCCTCAAGGGTGTCTCATGGAAAAGAAAACACCTCACCATGACCTGTCGCTGATCAAGGCGCAGGTCGCTCGGCAAGGAGCACAAGCCTTCACTCGAAGCGCACTGCGCTGCGGCAAGGAACTCGGATTGTCCCTGGCCGACATGCAACGAGCGATAGCCGGACTCCAGGGCAGCCTGTTCTACAAATCGATGACCACCTATGGCGATCATCGGCTGTGGCAGGACGTGTATTACACCCGCATCGATAACTGGACGCTCTACAT
Protein-coding sequences here:
- a CDS encoding glutathione S-transferase family protein; translation: MSELILHHYPTSPFAEKARLLLGFKGLSWRSVKISPVMPKPDLTALTGGYRKTPVLQVGADIYCDTALIARRLEQEKTSPALFPEGQEMISATFAAWVDSVVFQHAVTLVFQPESAAVRFGKLPPEAVKAFMADRAGLFSGGSASRLPLDVAKHQWPTLMARLEQQLQRERGDFLFGEPSIADIALAHPLWFLKGTPVTAPLVDEYPAVSAWLARVLGFGHGSFTEMSAEEALEVSRSATPAPLPDERFVDPNGFKAGQQVVIAATDYGVDPVAGELLFAGTEELILRREDSRAGVVHVHFPRLGFRIQAQ
- a CDS encoding type II toxin-antitoxin system MqsR family toxin, with translation MEKKTPHHDLSLIKAQVARQGAQAFTRSALRCGKELGLSLADMQRAIAGLQGSLFYKSMTTYGDHRLWQDVYYTRIDNWTLYIKVTYRPGAGPPVISFKEAET
- the rlmF gene encoding 23S rRNA (adenine(1618)-N(6))-methyltransferase RlmF, with the translated sequence MTAPNTPKPARKKPKPAAPKITAPREKASLHPRNRHQGRYDFPQLIKSTPELGQFVILNPYGKESIDFADPAAVRVFNRALLKAFYGIAHWDIPADFLCPPVPGRADYVHFLADLLASHNQGEIPRGAAVRVLDVGVGANCIYPLIGYSDYRWQFLGSDIDSTALAAAKAIVQANGLNKAISLRQQGNPKQILSGLLESTERFDLTMCNPPFHASLDEATRGSQRKWRALGKADPKRKLPVLNFGGQARELWCEGGEIRFVSQLISESAGVGQQVLWFSTLVSKASNLPAIESALKKAGALESQVVEMSQGQKQSRFVAWTFKDKAQQQAWSQERWVRKS
- a CDS encoding HU family DNA-binding protein, with product MAITKDQLIADIAEAIDAPKTTARNALDQLAQIVADQLENGGEITLPGIGKLKVTERPARTGRNPSTGAAIEIAAKKVIKLVVAKGLTDAVNK
- a CDS encoding valine--tRNA ligase, which encodes MDKTYQPHAIETSWYQTWESENYFAPQGAGDSYTIMIPPPNVTGSLHMGHGFNNAIMDALIRFRRMQGRNTLWQPGTDHAGIATQMLVERQIEAQGQNRHDLGREKFLEKVWEWKDQSGGNISRQIRRLGSSVDWSRERFTMDDGLSEAVKEAFVRLHEDGLIYRGKRLVNWDTKLHTAISDLEVENHDEKGFLWNLKYPLADGAKTAEGNDYLIVATTRPETMLGDSAVAVNPEDERYKALIGQFVELPLVGRRIPIIADDYCDPEFGTGCVKITPAHDFNDYEVGKRHNLPLLNIFDKNAAVLPACQVFNLDGSLNESIDGKIPAEYVGLDRFEARKQIVAAFDAAGLLVSVDDHALKVPKGDRSGTVIEPWLTDQWYVSTKPLAEPAIAAVEDGRIAFVPKQYENMYFSWMRDIQDWCISRQLWWGHRIPAWYDESGKVYVGRDEAEVRAKHNLGPDVALQQDNDVLDTWFSSGLWTFSTLGWPEQTEFLKTFHPTDVLVTGFDIIFFWVARMIMLTMHLVKNEDGTPQVPFKTVYVHGLVRDGQGQKMSKSKGNVLDPLDIIDGIDLETLVQKRTTGLMQPKLQKAIEKQTRAEFADGIASYGTDALRFTFCSLATTGRDIKFDMGRVEGYRNFCNKIWNAARYVLDKGEDCGQNGEAYELSLADRWIISQLQRTEAEVTRQLDQFRFDLAAQALYEFIWNQYCDWYLELSKPVLWDENSPVERQRGTRRTLVRVLEVALRLAHPFMPFITEEIWQRLAPLAGAEGKTIMLQPWPVANEARIDQAAEDDIEWLKGLMLGTRNIRAEMNIGPGKPLALFLKNAGAEDLRRLTENEALLKKLAKLESITVLGAGDEAPLSATALVGEMEVLVPMAGLIDKGAELARLDKEIQRLQGEVQRVGGKLSNAAFVDKAPAEVIEKERAKLAEAEQALGKLAEQHARISSL
- a CDS encoding GIY-YIG nuclease family protein, producing the protein MSSPDPSPVIAADLAAPASKPWFVYLVRAANGALYCGISDDPVKRFAKHQSGKGARFFLSSPAVALVYTEACRDKSEALRQERLIKKLRKSAKECLVASASAAASI
- the yejK gene encoding nucleoid-associated protein YejK, translating into MPIRHCIVHLIDKKPDGSPAVLHARDSELAESAAIENMLADLNESYNAKQGKAWGLFHPESGAFPFSGWLKEYLDGGQDFTAFSRVAVEHLQKLMEESNLSVGGHVLFAHYQQGMTDYLAIALLHHSEGVAVTDELDVTPSRHLDLGQLHLAARINISEWQNNKQSKQYISFIKGKNGKKVSEYFRDFIGCQEGVDGPGETRTLLKAFSDFVESEDLPEESAREKTKTLVDYASSQAKLGEPMGLEELSELIDEDRPKAFYDHIRNKDYGLSPEIPADKRTLNQFRRFTGRAEGLSISFEAHLLGSKIEYDEEAGTLIIKGLPTQLTDQLKRRN
- a CDS encoding nuclear transport factor 2 family protein, encoding MSDAHRALITEFYQAFQRLDAEAMSACYTEDIVFSDPAFGELRGRDAGDMWRMLTSRAKDFSLTFDQVRVDERSGGAHWVATYLFSQTGNTVVNDIQARFVFRDGKICEHHDHFDLWRWARQALGAKGLLLGWTPLLRNAVRAQARKGLKAFQSGR
- a CDS encoding CynX/NimT family MFS transporter produces the protein MPNHQAPPNTPSPPELLIDAEADDEPVQQAPAPLRRPWLLLLGLILVALNLRPALSSMAPLLSDVSQSLGLSAAKAGLLTTLPVLCLGLFAPLAPLLARRFGAERVVLGILLTLALGIVLRSSLGEFGVFAGSVLAGASIGVIGVLLPGIVKRDFARHAGTMTGVYTMALCLGAAMAAGATVPLSQHFGDSWAMGLGFWVVPALAAALFWLPQVGHKHGAHHVAFRVRGLLRDPLAWQVTLYMGLQSSLAYIVFGWLPSILIGRGLSPTQAGLVLSGSVIVQLASSLAAPWLATRGKDQRLAIVLVMLMTLGGLFGCLYAPLDGLWGWAILLGLGQGGTFSLALTLIVLRSRDTHVAANLSSMAQGVGYTLASMGPFAVGLVHDWTGGWNAVGWIFAVLGSGAIIAGLGAGRSLYVQVQSERI
- a CDS encoding glutaredoxin family protein; amino-acid sequence: MLQGVLKKFLLILLVVVIYQHWGKIERLFNPSAVVSEEIRSQARVVLYATDWCGYCKATRRFLDQKGIPYREFDIEKDAEARKAYTALGGAGIPILDVNGTLLRTYDPNAIMAALQP
- a CDS encoding FadR/GntR family transcriptional regulator, producing MSETSPLIKKSLVDQALEQLRKRINSGVWRVGQRLPTEPELAHELGISRNTVREAMRVLAFSGLIEIRQGDGSYLRAVADPLDMLQALSQCSLEQARETRQILEVEAVGLAALRRTDEDLQALKRALQASSGHFHGDLESYIGCDLVFHQRLVDAAHNPTLSQLYRYFSSVVGAQLRQTLTLTPRRQDVFDLHQHLLDAIEQGDPERAKNLSRQLINES